The proteins below are encoded in one region of Myxococcales bacterium:
- a CDS encoding methyltransferase domain-containing protein codes for MSTTDPTAKPHSAEFFGEQRDFWWNADYVALMAKRLRLDTVRTVLDVGSGVGHWSGVLLPHLPAEARLFGIDREPRWVKEASARAAASGAAERTSYRLGAAEKIPFHDDVFDFVTCQTLLIHVPEPKAVLREMLRVVRPGGLLLLAEPNNMANTLVLGSTHFSAPIEQLLDLVRLYLTATRGKEKLGEGNDSIGELIPGYAAELGLTEIEVHMNDRPSPLFPPYAGRAQEVLRNQILDWEARDFWCWGREETRRFFLAGGGSELEFERLWQIGLDGFREVAAAIRAGKEHQAGGTMGYLISGRKPG; via the coding sequence ATGTCCACGACCGATCCCACCGCCAAGCCGCACTCCGCCGAGTTCTTCGGTGAGCAGCGAGATTTCTGGTGGAACGCCGACTACGTCGCGCTGATGGCCAAGCGCCTGCGCCTCGACACCGTGCGCACGGTGCTCGATGTCGGCTCGGGTGTTGGCCACTGGAGCGGAGTGCTGCTCCCGCACCTGCCCGCCGAGGCGCGCCTGTTTGGCATCGATCGCGAGCCGCGCTGGGTGAAGGAAGCGAGCGCGCGCGCCGCCGCGAGCGGCGCAGCCGAGCGCACCAGCTACCGCCTGGGCGCGGCCGAGAAGATCCCGTTCCACGACGACGTGTTCGATTTCGTCACTTGCCAGACGTTGCTCATTCACGTGCCGGAGCCAAAGGCAGTGCTCCGAGAGATGCTGCGCGTCGTGAGGCCGGGAGGTTTGTTGCTCTTGGCGGAACCCAACAACATGGCGAACACGTTGGTGCTCGGCAGCACACACTTCTCCGCCCCCATCGAGCAGCTCCTCGATCTCGTGCGGCTCTACCTCACCGCGACGCGGGGCAAGGAGAAGCTTGGCGAGGGCAACGACTCGATCGGCGAGCTGATCCCTGGTTACGCCGCCGAGCTCGGTCTGACCGAGATCGAGGTGCACATGAACGACCGGCCGTCACCCTTGTTCCCGCCCTACGCGGGCCGCGCCCAGGAGGTACTGCGGAACCAAATCCTCGACTGGGAGGCGCGCGACTTCTGGTGCTGGGGGCGCGAGGAGACGCGGCGGTTTTTCCTGGCAGGTGGCGGAAGCGAGCTGGAGTTCGAGCGGCTGTGGCAGATTGGTCTCGACGGCTTCCGCGAGGTCGCCGCGGCGATCCGTGCGGGCAAGGAGCACCAGGCCGGCGGCACGATGGGTTACCTGATCTCGGGGCGGAAGCCCGGCTGA
- a CDS encoding autotransporter domain-containing protein: protein MRTTWSIALVVLSLSGTAGAHGATVYEVYIHDGFYARLGAGPGYVLGKSEPDQGTGKQDIGGFALSTELAFGGTISPGLVIGGGSYSMVVPGPTYSSDAGPDVDVGTHHVSGFGPFVDYYVDPRRGLHFQAALLLSGVYIQKKDQQESASGFGFGAMAGAGYELWVGHEWSIGPLLRVTLYNNAIEGSDSGGKATLRLFVPSLLFGATYH from the coding sequence ATGCGCACAACGTGGAGCATCGCCCTCGTGGTCCTCTCGCTGAGCGGCACGGCCGGTGCACACGGCGCGACCGTGTACGAGGTGTACATCCACGACGGGTTCTACGCGCGACTGGGCGCAGGTCCCGGCTACGTGCTCGGCAAGAGCGAGCCCGACCAGGGTACCGGCAAGCAGGACATCGGGGGCTTCGCGCTCTCGACCGAGCTCGCGTTCGGCGGCACAATCTCGCCGGGCCTCGTGATCGGGGGCGGCAGTTACTCGATGGTGGTACCGGGCCCGACGTATTCGTCCGACGCGGGCCCCGATGTGGATGTCGGAACCCACCACGTCTCAGGCTTCGGGCCTTTCGTGGACTACTACGTCGATCCCCGCCGCGGCCTACACTTCCAAGCAGCGCTGCTCTTGAGTGGCGTCTACATCCAGAAGAAGGACCAGCAAGAGTCGGCTTCGGGTTTTGGATTCGGCGCCATGGCAGGCGCGGGTTACGAGCTCTGGGTGGGCCACGAATGGAGCATCGGACCGCTCTTGCGCGTCACGTTGTACAACAATGCCATCGAGGGCAGCGACAGCGGTGGAAAGGCGACCCTGCGCCTGTTCGTTCCGTCGCTGCTCTTCGGCGCGACGTATCACTGA
- a CDS encoding radical SAM protein, with amino-acid sequence MHFSTLLPAVGRRATTWVSSAATTLWPAIEAYNAWAKGAPKQPAWAPAPLIRGNDRSFPELGFPRRTDSLCPTCVKEVRAAVLAGQKPIDVLHQHPGEIPADIVVRHGRVLMLKECPKHGAFEEVLSVDVQFLSRIEGLFPGRDFLAPKSSLRDHGSSSIKYGRGSVLTVDLTNRCNMMCEPCFMDANQVGYVHELELADVKRILDDALSVKPRRQMSVQFSGGEPTLHPAFLDSVRYARDVGYFCVQCATNGIRFAQEPEFCRQAKANGLRLAYLQFDGIGNEQNAHRKIGNLYDVKLRAIENLAAAGIDVVLVVTIVGGVNDQEVGRIVKFAIDNADKVTVVSFQPVSFTGRDEDVDDETRKKQRYTLSHLAHGLRAQLGITEPLRDWFPLSAMNPFSDILDQMLGADAEFGSLKCGCHPDCGIGTVLLVNKRTKQMVPVAELVDLPQLLRDLVVIADAGQGKKATLAEVGVALLRNFRPEKAPPGFTLSTLIRQVLSQMGARGDRVGASEGDAREFDWRFLFVAGMHFQDLFNYDFRRTEMCIIPYGTQLGEISFCAYNTGVGWRQVVEKMYRTASVAEWSRKHGKHPVYAKNQHLPLSTEPLSIVLDKQASPDGRTHLRLVESAT; translated from the coding sequence ATGCACTTCAGTACTCTCCTGCCCGCGGTCGGCCGTCGCGCGACGACCTGGGTCAGCTCGGCTGCGACCACCCTCTGGCCCGCCATCGAGGCGTACAACGCCTGGGCGAAGGGCGCCCCGAAACAGCCGGCCTGGGCCCCAGCGCCGCTCATCCGCGGCAACGACCGCTCGTTCCCGGAGCTCGGCTTTCCCCGGCGCACCGACTCGCTGTGTCCGACCTGCGTCAAGGAAGTGCGGGCCGCCGTGCTCGCCGGCCAAAAACCCATCGATGTGCTGCACCAGCATCCCGGTGAGATCCCGGCAGACATCGTGGTGCGCCACGGGCGCGTCCTGATGCTGAAGGAATGCCCCAAACACGGCGCCTTCGAGGAGGTGCTCAGCGTCGACGTCCAGTTCCTGTCGCGCATCGAGGGCCTGTTCCCCGGTCGCGATTTCCTCGCACCCAAGAGCAGCCTGCGCGACCACGGCAGCTCGAGCATCAAGTACGGGCGCGGCTCGGTGCTGACCGTCGATCTGACCAATCGCTGCAACATGATGTGTGAGCCATGTTTCATGGACGCGAACCAGGTCGGCTACGTGCACGAGCTGGAGCTCGCGGACGTGAAACGCATCCTGGACGACGCTCTGAGTGTGAAACCCCGGCGGCAGATGAGCGTGCAGTTCTCCGGTGGCGAGCCGACGTTGCACCCGGCGTTCCTCGACTCGGTCCGCTACGCGCGGGATGTTGGATATTTCTGCGTGCAGTGCGCGACCAACGGCATCCGTTTCGCGCAGGAACCGGAGTTCTGCCGGCAAGCCAAGGCGAACGGCTTGCGGCTGGCGTACCTCCAGTTCGATGGCATCGGCAACGAGCAGAACGCCCACCGCAAGATCGGCAATCTCTACGACGTGAAGCTGCGCGCCATCGAGAACCTGGCTGCGGCGGGCATCGACGTCGTGCTGGTGGTCACCATCGTGGGCGGAGTGAACGACCAAGAGGTCGGGCGCATCGTGAAGTTCGCCATCGACAACGCCGACAAGGTCACCGTCGTCTCGTTCCAGCCAGTCAGCTTCACGGGGCGGGACGAGGACGTCGACGACGAGACCCGTAAGAAGCAGCGTTACACCCTGAGTCACCTGGCCCACGGCCTGCGAGCTCAACTTGGCATCACGGAGCCGCTCAGAGATTGGTTCCCGCTCTCGGCCATGAACCCCTTCAGCGACATTCTGGACCAGATGCTGGGCGCGGACGCGGAGTTTGGTTCGCTCAAGTGTGGCTGCCACCCGGATTGCGGGATCGGCACGGTACTGCTCGTCAACAAACGCACCAAACAGATGGTGCCGGTGGCGGAGCTCGTGGACCTGCCGCAGTTGCTCCGGGACCTGGTCGTGATCGCCGACGCCGGCCAGGGCAAGAAGGCCACGCTCGCGGAGGTTGGTGTGGCGCTCTTGCGGAACTTCCGGCCCGAGAAGGCGCCGCCCGGCTTCACGCTCTCGACGCTGATCCGGCAGGTGCTCTCACAAATGGGCGCGCGCGGGGATCGCGTGGGTGCCAGCGAGGGCGACGCGCGGGAGTTCGACTGGCGTTTCTTGTTCGTCGCAGGCATGCACTTCCAAGATCTCTTCAACTACGATTTTCGGCGGACCGAGATGTGCATCATCCCTTACGGTACCCAGCTCGGTGAGATCTCGTTCTGCGCCTACAACACCGGCGTCGGTTGGCGGCAGGTGGTCGAGAAGATGTATCGCACAGCCAGCGTCGCGGAGTGGTCGCGCAAACACGGCAAACATCCGGTCTACGCCAAGAACCAGCACCTGCCGCTGTCGACCGAGCCCCTGAGCATCGTCCTCGACAAACAGGCCTCGCCCGATGGTCGAACCCACCTCAGGTTGGTGGAGAGCGCAACGTGA